Proteins from a genomic interval of Coccinella septempunctata chromosome 2, icCocSept1.1, whole genome shotgun sequence:
- the LOC123307477 gene encoding uncharacterized protein LOC123307477: MNKTKKYADKAATILRKQCKKKTNKLVYTDYPKVPRGHCQPVYVPKIYKPCGTRIRYCTAKELKLMAGRRMCECPRRGKAFETGRFIVNTLRNAIKAAAILGVSYVTYDMGFWGIPKDTQNTFAGLCEAMPCRIDPCKSYDFKPRNRECEETLELLKVSPHDPCSCDNPIPVDMEKCCYKMKQVWNHTVIFVFEGIANAPDNVINFVARKWQEFMTKECDPCRRMGMDEDEFPLPECKLEDDYDEKYSKEMEDECEAVQKELKAYLEEEEGGESNLPPCGY; the protein is encoded by the exons ATGAACAAAACCAAAAAGTATGCAGATAAAGCAGCAACTATTTTAAGGAaacaatgcaagaaaaaaacgAACAAGCTGGTGTACACCGATTATCCAAAAGTACCACGAGGGCATTGTCAACCTGTGTATGTACCTA AAATTTACAAACCATGCGGCACCAGAATACGCTACTGCACCGCCAAGGAGCTCAAGCTGATGGCCGGCAGACGTATGTGCGAGTGTCCGCGTCGAGGCAAGGCCTTCGAGACCGGAAGATTCATCGTGAACACCCTCAGGAACGCGATCAAGGCCGCTGCCATACTGGGCGTCTCGTACGTCACCTACGACATGGGATTCTGGGGTATTCCGAAGGACACTCAGAACACCTTCGCGGGCCTCTGTGAGGCGATGCCTTGTCGTATCGACCCGTGCAAGAGTTACGACTTCAAGCCGAGAAATCGGGAATGCGAGGAGACTTTGGAACTGCTGAAG GTTTCGCCGCATGATCCTTGCTCTTGCGACAACCCCATACCCGTCGACATGGAAAAGTGCTGTTACAAAATGAAGCAAGTGTGGAACCACACGGTCATCTTCGTCTTCGAGGGCATCGCCAACGCACCGGACAACGTGATCAACTTCGTTGCTCGCAAATGGCAGGAGTTCATGACGAAGGAGTGCGATCCCTGTAGGCGCATGGGGATGGATGAGGATGAATTTCCGCTTCCGGAATGCAAGCTTGAAGATGATTACGACGAGAAGTACTCCAAGGAGATGGAGGACGAGTGTGAAGCTGTACAGAAGGAACTCAAGGCGTACCTTGAGGAGGAAGAGGGTGGAGAGTCCAATCTTCCGCCTTGTGGTTATTGA
- the LOC123307478 gene encoding uncharacterized protein LOC123307478, whose protein sequence is MKKELNMMKINNAMNLVRPTSRAKRLDPKKEKNSVEHTSSDPAGPTPFKFPLIRNAFPSRIEVLKPDITKIPISEIQQPKKTGPIDIFSSFLTNCFKSIIALGAIYVSIDFGCWNKTYLEPIENDSQDAAEEKESTEWELLANYISGRS, encoded by the exons ATGAAGAAGGAACTAAACatgatgaaaataaataacgctATGAACCTCGTTAGACCAACAAGTAGAGCGAAGAGGCTAGATCCTAAAAAAGAAAAGAACTCAGTTGAACATACTTCTTCTGATCCAGCTGGTCCCACTCCATTCAAGTTTCCTT TAATAAGAAACGCCTTTCCCAGTAGAATAGAAGTGCTCAAACCGGATATCACGAAAATACCCATTTCCGAAATTCAACAACCGAAGAAAACTGGCCCCATCGATATATTTTCCAGCTTCCTAACCAACTGTTTCAAGAGCATCATAGCTCTTGGTGCAATCTACGTTTCCATAGACTTCGGCTGCTGGAATAAAACGTACTTGGAACCGATTGAAAATGATTCTCAGGATGCAGCAGAAGAAAAAGAATCTACTGAATGGGAACTGTTGGCGAATTATATTTCAGGAAGGTCGTAG